From the genome of Mesorhizobium japonicum MAFF 303099, one region includes:
- a CDS encoding terminase small subunit: MALTHKQRRFVQEYLRSETGTEAALRAGYAALSAPVTASRLMNDPEILAAIEEGQQKRLDRVEVDANYLLKRLHEEVEADLADLYDEETGDLLPVHQWPEVWRRGLVAGVEIEAVFEGRGEDRVQIGTTKKLKLSDRARRIEALGRHVSVAAFRDTLQIKSLDGLADRLARVSRAQTAPDVVNAEPAPALRSDAHHSTK, from the coding sequence ATGGCACTTACGCATAAGCAGCGGCGATTCGTTCAGGAATATCTAAGGTCGGAGACGGGCACAGAGGCGGCATTGCGTGCTGGCTACGCGGCGCTGTCTGCTCCCGTCACCGCATCTCGCCTGATGAACGATCCCGAGATATTGGCCGCGATTGAGGAAGGGCAACAAAAGCGGCTCGATCGCGTCGAGGTCGACGCGAACTACTTGCTTAAGCGGCTGCACGAAGAAGTCGAAGCCGACCTAGCTGACCTCTACGACGAGGAAACGGGCGATCTTCTTCCCGTCCACCAATGGCCCGAGGTCTGGCGACGTGGGCTTGTAGCCGGGGTTGAGATTGAAGCCGTGTTCGAGGGGCGCGGTGAAGATCGCGTCCAGATAGGTACTACGAAAAAGCTTAAGCTGTCCGACCGCGCTCGCCGGATCGAAGCGCTTGGTCGTCACGTGTCGGTCGCCGCGTTCCGCGATACCCTGCAGATCAAGAGTCTGGATGGCCTTGCCGACCGACTTGCGCGCGTTTCACGCGCTCAAACCGCCCCAGACGTCGTGAACGCTGAGCCTGCTCCGGCGCTGAGGTCCGATGCGCACCATTCAACAAAATAG
- a CDS encoding DEAD/DEAH box helicase — translation MRLDDLIFDKRTSISALTKPLIDRAGFRRDMGQLGRYGFWSQAGASPHLWEHQKVAIGTVVAYLNANRTIPERPEHQEAALLKLPTGTGKSGIIAVLSRCLPGVRKVLVLTPREALTKQLLKDIRFRFWGHIGYSVNDGQLFTAVADSFGENLETVYTETFLPSRCAALHVHLENADRAVLVGTHQALDKIRRTALKDGGVCARLLERIKETFDLIIVDEGHYEPAVSWSHGVRDFNLPTLLLSATPYRNDYKSFRVRGRFLFNYPYAEAVADRIIRPVEVIVPNDDHASGGDAVSRFVALLRSELFARLQTTDRWFKNDGTLPKVMVRADDLDTLEALQSAINAAFGTRSVLIHDRAKKTDQNHDRFTSVSSAASARPDAQFWIHQFKLMEGIDDSSFVAVAIFDLMGNARQLVQQIGRATRYSNGDRRVKQTGWVIASPANARRIRTSWERYTAYEVYAADNVAFIVSNEVTLPDRLLNLMAEYQYIGGEFRGRFEIEAPLAAGDIQLPQSAAVLRMSEPFADILALGPQIEEAILDEDRFKITPIEGMPANTIGFSYYAWRNSPLLIDRFFSEWKLGIFIAVRQDEFVLMHDTEGLVVDMAKLGLKRADRALLEKAFPEADVGTPTKLSRLSFTSLEMSQQAIRSMAVRTRSFEKVFTDLLDPSLVPASAFGFVNGGARYVGFLRSRIRDAAERNVPVQEYVDWTAQVAAELRDEERTRSDVFGRYAQVVEGLSLAEATPASILLDFSKDGFADAQDDDAAAQGDGNPEVDYDDLCADVDQETGEFTIKIGGADIPCSIEYREDAGKYRLKSEALNDRFRPDRTDDRRQPQTLVQRLNQSQSFRIIVQRNGVVYSEGRFYEPRLRWTGEGGAKPILDYIFSAACLRHVTSEKGEAIFGGDRNGWYKTSIFGLFSAVGGQQLAAAGIAEDDLTRAISSYPIWLCDDDNQEITDFIGLDEERKKLVFAHAKMGKQEEGGTGFNVSSLQDVGRQALASLAFISRSEPSPVWTAERWQSNVRANTVLLDGRNRIFKDGPGLAPDQLNERLIRACRNPSFDKEIWIVGATMVRRAALSQGLDAPAPSNRLRQFLMHWDALQTGCARASVRLRLFCD, via the coding sequence ATGAGGCTGGACGATCTGATTTTCGATAAGAGAACGTCGATAAGCGCTTTGACAAAGCCGCTTATAGACCGTGCCGGCTTTCGCAGAGATATGGGCCAGCTTGGGCGCTACGGCTTCTGGTCGCAGGCCGGCGCGAGTCCTCACCTATGGGAGCATCAGAAGGTGGCAATCGGAACGGTTGTTGCTTATCTGAATGCCAATCGGACGATCCCCGAGCGGCCTGAGCACCAGGAAGCTGCCTTGCTCAAGCTTCCCACGGGTACGGGGAAATCGGGCATTATCGCCGTGTTGTCGCGATGCCTGCCGGGCGTGCGTAAGGTGCTGGTGCTCACGCCGCGCGAGGCGCTGACCAAACAGCTCTTGAAGGACATTCGTTTCAGATTCTGGGGCCATATTGGTTACTCAGTCAACGACGGCCAACTGTTCACGGCGGTGGCGGATTCTTTCGGGGAGAACCTTGAGACCGTTTACACTGAGACATTCTTGCCGAGCCGCTGCGCTGCGCTGCATGTTCATCTCGAAAACGCCGACCGAGCGGTGCTGGTCGGAACGCATCAGGCACTGGACAAGATACGGCGAACGGCGCTTAAAGACGGAGGTGTCTGCGCCCGGCTCCTAGAACGGATCAAGGAAACCTTTGACCTAATCATTGTCGATGAAGGCCACTACGAGCCGGCGGTTTCGTGGTCGCACGGGGTTCGCGACTTCAACTTGCCGACGCTCCTCCTTAGCGCGACGCCCTACCGAAACGACTATAAATCGTTCCGAGTCAGGGGGCGTTTCCTGTTCAACTATCCTTATGCCGAGGCCGTCGCGGACCGGATCATACGGCCTGTGGAAGTCATTGTCCCCAACGATGACCATGCTAGCGGAGGGGACGCGGTGAGCCGGTTTGTGGCGCTGCTTCGATCAGAGCTTTTTGCGCGCCTTCAAACAACGGACCGGTGGTTCAAGAACGACGGCACGCTGCCGAAAGTCATGGTTCGCGCCGATGACCTCGATACTCTGGAGGCGCTTCAGAGCGCCATAAATGCGGCCTTCGGCACGAGGTCGGTTCTGATTCACGATCGCGCGAAAAAGACAGATCAGAATCACGACAGGTTCACTTCAGTTTCGTCCGCTGCCTCCGCTCGGCCGGATGCTCAATTCTGGATACATCAATTCAAGCTTATGGAAGGTATCGACGATTCGTCCTTTGTTGCTGTGGCGATCTTCGATCTTATGGGCAACGCCCGTCAGCTTGTGCAGCAGATCGGCCGTGCTACACGCTATTCCAACGGCGATCGCAGAGTAAAGCAGACTGGCTGGGTTATCGCTTCGCCTGCTAATGCGAGGCGCATTCGAACGTCCTGGGAGCGCTACACCGCGTATGAGGTTTACGCGGCCGACAACGTTGCTTTCATCGTGAGCAACGAGGTGACGCTGCCCGACAGGCTCCTCAACCTCATGGCCGAGTACCAATATATCGGAGGAGAGTTTCGTGGGCGCTTCGAAATCGAGGCTCCGCTTGCCGCCGGAGATATACAGCTTCCACAATCAGCGGCAGTGCTGCGAATGAGCGAGCCTTTCGCCGACATCTTAGCGCTAGGGCCACAGATCGAAGAAGCGATACTCGATGAGGATAGATTCAAGATAACGCCCATTGAGGGCATGCCGGCCAACACAATCGGGTTCTCTTACTACGCCTGGCGCAACTCGCCCCTACTTATCGACCGCTTCTTCTCGGAATGGAAGTTGGGAATTTTCATCGCCGTCCGGCAGGACGAGTTCGTCCTTATGCACGATACGGAAGGCCTCGTCGTAGACATGGCTAAGCTCGGTCTCAAGCGCGCAGACCGGGCGCTGCTCGAAAAGGCGTTTCCGGAGGCGGATGTAGGGACGCCCACGAAGCTGTCGCGCCTCTCGTTTACCTCGCTTGAAATGTCGCAGCAGGCGATCCGCAGCATGGCCGTCAGGACGCGCTCCTTCGAGAAAGTGTTCACCGACCTGCTCGACCCGTCCCTCGTTCCGGCATCCGCGTTCGGGTTTGTCAACGGCGGCGCGAGATATGTTGGCTTTCTACGCTCGCGGATCAGAGATGCCGCCGAACGGAATGTGCCAGTACAGGAATATGTTGATTGGACCGCCCAAGTCGCAGCCGAGCTGCGAGATGAAGAGAGAACGCGAAGCGACGTATTCGGACGATATGCTCAGGTGGTCGAAGGCCTCTCACTGGCCGAAGCCACACCGGCTTCCATCCTGCTGGACTTCTCAAAGGACGGATTTGCTGACGCGCAGGACGACGATGCTGCCGCTCAGGGAGACGGAAATCCTGAGGTCGATTACGATGATCTCTGCGCGGATGTTGATCAGGAGACCGGCGAGTTCACAATCAAGATTGGAGGCGCCGATATTCCGTGCTCGATCGAGTACCGTGAAGATGCGGGTAAGTATCGTCTCAAGAGCGAAGCGTTAAATGATCGGTTCCGGCCAGATAGAACGGACGACAGGCGGCAGCCGCAGACACTCGTGCAGCGCCTCAATCAAAGTCAGTCTTTCCGAATCATCGTTCAAAGAAACGGCGTCGTTTATTCGGAGGGACGGTTCTACGAGCCCCGTCTGCGATGGACCGGCGAGGGCGGCGCAAAGCCGATCCTGGACTACATTTTTTCGGCAGCATGCTTGCGGCATGTAACTTCCGAGAAGGGCGAGGCGATTTTCGGGGGAGATAGAAACGGGTGGTATAAGACATCCATCTTCGGCTTATTCTCCGCCGTGGGCGGGCAGCAACTTGCTGCCGCCGGCATAGCTGAAGACGACCTGACGAGGGCAATCAGCAGTTATCCCATCTGGCTCTGCGATGACGATAATCAAGAGATCACCGACTTCATCGGGCTCGATGAAGAGAGGAAGAAGCTCGTGTTTGCCCACGCCAAAATGGGAAAGCAGGAAGAAGGCGGAACTGGCTTTAACGTTTCGAGCCTCCAAGACGTTGGCCGTCAGGCGCTCGCCAGCCTCGCCTTTATTTCTCGGAGCGAGCCATCGCCGGTTTGGACTGCAGAACGCTGGCAATCGAATGTTCGGGCGAACACCGTCCTGCTCGACGGCCGCAACAGGATTTTCAAAGACGGTCCCGGCCTTGCTCCCGATCAGCTCAACGAAAGACTCATCCGGGCATGCCGCAATCCATCGTTTGACAAGGAAATCTGGATCGTCGGAGCGACGATGGTACGGCGCGCGGCCCTCAGCCAGGGCCTTGACGCTCCGGCTCCCAGCAATCGCTTAAGGCAATTTCTCATGCACTGGGATGCTCTTCAGACAGGATGTGCCCGTGCGAGTGTGCGGCTGCGCCTTTTTTGCGACTAG
- a CDS encoding cisplatin damage response ATP-dependent DNA ligase encodes MNRFAELLDRLVLTPSRNGKLTLLVDYFRTVEDPDRGLALAAITGDLKIAAVKPAMLRMLVTERMDPVLFGYSYDYVGDLAETVSLVWPQTPGKIPNREPTLGEVVAKLQAASRSDGPKVLASLLDSAGISARFAIIKLVTGGLRIGVSARLAKQALADFGKVDVAEIEELWHGLSPPYTALFAWLEGKAEKPRNTAMALFRPVMLSNPVGDGDLEKLDPADYAAEWKWDGIRVQAVAEGGIRRLYSRTGDDVSGAFPDLADAMHFSATLDGELLVGDPREATGTFSDLQQRLNRKTVTPKMQQQYPAFMRCYDLLQVGDEDLRALPFRERRGRLEAFVKTLDPGRFDLSPFVAFADWQVLEDLRRAPPHPIIEGVMLKRWDSPYVAGRPKGPWFKWKRDPHTVDAVLMYAQRGHGKRSSFYSDYTFGVWSGAEGEEELVPVGKAYFGFTDEELKQIDKYVRDNTVERFGPVRSVRADRDNGLVLEVAFEGLNRSTRHKSGVAMRFPRISRLRWDKPANEADRIETLQALLDR; translated from the coding sequence ATGAACCGCTTCGCCGAACTTCTCGACCGCCTGGTGCTGACGCCGTCGCGCAACGGCAAGCTGACGCTGCTGGTCGACTATTTCCGAACCGTCGAGGACCCGGATCGCGGGCTGGCGCTGGCCGCCATCACCGGCGATCTCAAAATAGCCGCGGTCAAACCGGCCATGCTGCGCATGCTGGTCACCGAACGCATGGACCCGGTGCTGTTCGGCTATTCCTACGACTATGTCGGCGACCTCGCCGAGACGGTGTCGCTGGTCTGGCCGCAGACGCCGGGCAAGATCCCCAACCGCGAGCCGACGCTCGGCGAGGTCGTGGCCAAACTGCAGGCGGCAAGCCGCTCCGACGGACCGAAAGTGCTGGCCAGCCTGCTCGACAGCGCCGGCATCTCGGCGCGCTTCGCCATCATCAAGCTGGTCACCGGCGGCCTGCGCATCGGCGTCTCGGCGCGGCTGGCCAAACAGGCGCTGGCGGATTTCGGCAAGGTCGACGTCGCCGAGATCGAGGAGCTCTGGCACGGACTGTCGCCGCCCTATACGGCGTTGTTCGCCTGGCTGGAAGGCAAGGCCGAAAAACCCCGCAACACGGCGATGGCTTTGTTCCGTCCGGTCATGCTGTCGAACCCGGTTGGCGACGGCGATCTCGAAAAACTCGATCCGGCGGACTACGCGGCCGAATGGAAATGGGACGGCATCCGTGTCCAGGCGGTGGCGGAAGGCGGCATCCGCCGGCTCTATTCGCGCACCGGCGACGATGTCTCCGGCGCCTTTCCCGACCTCGCAGACGCCATGCATTTTTCCGCGACGCTGGACGGCGAATTGCTGGTCGGCGACCCGCGAGAGGCGACGGGAACCTTCTCGGATTTGCAGCAGCGGTTGAACCGCAAGACGGTGACGCCGAAGATGCAGCAGCAATATCCGGCCTTCATGCGCTGCTACGACCTGCTTCAGGTCGGCGATGAAGACCTTCGCGCATTGCCGTTCCGGGAACGGCGCGGCCGCCTCGAAGCCTTCGTGAAAACGCTCGACCCCGGCCGTTTCGACCTGTCGCCCTTCGTCGCCTTCGCGGACTGGCAGGTGCTGGAGGATTTGCGCCGCGCGCCGCCGCATCCGATCATCGAGGGCGTGATGCTGAAACGCTGGGATTCGCCCTATGTCGCCGGCCGGCCGAAAGGCCCGTGGTTCAAGTGGAAGCGCGATCCGCACACGGTGGACGCGGTGCTGATGTATGCCCAGCGCGGCCATGGCAAGCGCTCGAGTTTTTACTCCGACTACACGTTCGGCGTCTGGTCCGGAGCTGAGGGCGAGGAGGAACTGGTGCCGGTCGGCAAGGCCTATTTCGGCTTCACCGACGAGGAGCTGAAGCAGATCGACAAATATGTCCGGGACAACACGGTCGAGCGTTTCGGGCCGGTGCGTTCGGTGCGGGCGGACCGCGACAATGGCCTGGTGCTGGAAGTCGCCTTCGAGGGGCTCAACCGCTCGACCCGACACAAATCCGGCGTCGCCATGCGCTTTCCCCGCATTTCACGGCTGCGCTGGGACAAGCCGGCCAACGAAGCCGACCGCATCGAGACGCTGCAAGCGCTGCTCGACCGCTAG
- a CDS encoding ligase-associated DNA damage response exonuclease, giving the protein MRASDLLHPRPEGLYCPPGDFFIDPVRPVNRALITHGHSDHARSGHRSVLATQQTLDIMALRYGEDFAGTTQAARLGETIALDSVSVSFHPAGHVLGSAQISVEHQGTRIVASGDYKRQKDATCAPFEPIRCDVFITEATFGLPVFRHPPDTEEIARLLKSAAQFPERSHLVGAYALGKAQRVMRLLRDAGYDRPLYIHGALARLSEYYQSQGIDLGVLEPATVEGGKDDFTGAIVVGPPSAFADRWARRFPDPISCFASGWMRIRQRAKQGGVELPLIISDHADWDELTATIKETGAEEIWVTHGREEALVRWCELEGIAARPLHLVGYEDEGD; this is encoded by the coding sequence ATGCGCGCCAGCGACCTGCTTCATCCCCGGCCCGAAGGCCTTTACTGTCCACCGGGCGATTTCTTCATCGACCCGGTGCGGCCGGTGAACCGGGCGCTGATCACGCACGGCCATTCCGACCATGCGCGTTCCGGCCACCGCTCGGTGCTGGCGACGCAGCAGACGCTCGACATTATGGCCCTGCGCTACGGCGAGGACTTTGCCGGAACGACCCAAGCCGCACGGCTCGGCGAGACGATCGCTCTCGACAGCGTCAGCGTCAGCTTCCATCCGGCCGGGCATGTGCTGGGTTCGGCGCAGATATCGGTCGAGCATCAGGGCACGCGCATCGTCGCCTCCGGCGATTACAAACGGCAAAAGGATGCGACCTGCGCGCCGTTCGAACCGATCCGCTGCGACGTCTTCATCACCGAGGCGACTTTCGGCCTGCCGGTGTTTCGCCATCCACCCGACACGGAAGAGATCGCCCGCCTGCTGAAATCGGCGGCGCAATTTCCCGAACGCTCGCATCTGGTCGGCGCCTATGCGCTGGGCAAGGCGCAGCGGGTGATGCGGCTGTTGCGCGACGCCGGCTATGACAGGCCGCTCTACATCCATGGCGCGCTGGCCAGGCTCAGCGAATACTATCAGAGCCAGGGTATCGACCTGGGTGTCCTCGAGCCGGCAACGGTCGAGGGCGGCAAGGATGACTTCACCGGCGCTATCGTCGTCGGCCCGCCATCGGCCTTCGCCGATCGCTGGGCGCGGCGCTTTCCCGATCCGATCTCGTGCTTCGCGTCGGGCTGGATGCGGATCCGCCAGCGCGCCAAGCAAGGCGGCGTCGAACTGCCGCTGATCATATCGGACCATGCCGACTGGGACGAACTCACCGCCACCATCAAGGAGACCGGCGCCGAGGAGATCTGGGTGACGCATGGCCGCGAGGAGGCCCTCGTGCGCTGGTGCGAGCTCGAAGGCATCGCCGCCCGGCCGTTGCATCTGGTGGGGTATGAGGACGAGGGCGATTGA
- a CDS encoding class I SAM-dependent DNA methyltransferase produces the protein MKPLQTSSGDLNADRRADYAEMLFASGDHTAAAELLLGALELAPQWAMGWFRLGEMQEASGKLDLAAQAWTTSLKLDPADRQGAALKLQLIGKAPVAAAPPSAFVEALFDHYAETFEEMLVGKLDYRLPEFLEQMIRKARPGRFRLALDLGCGTGLMGERLRPLVDRLEGVDISARMLKKARAKGIYDTLTKADLQGFSHSGEKPDLVTSADVLIYIGALDGLVGTVAGLLAEGGLFAFSIETLAGDGDFALQPSRRYAHSQPYVGRTLEAKGLAILALEPTTIRQDRREPVKGLGVVAWKPHAA, from the coding sequence ATGAAACCGCTTCAGACCTCATCGGGCGATTTGAACGCCGATCGTCGTGCCGACTATGCCGAGATGCTCTTTGCCTCCGGCGATCATACGGCCGCGGCCGAATTGCTGCTTGGCGCGCTGGAGTTGGCGCCGCAATGGGCAATGGGCTGGTTCCGCCTCGGCGAGATGCAGGAGGCATCGGGCAAGCTCGACCTGGCGGCGCAGGCCTGGACGACGTCGCTGAAACTGGATCCGGCCGATCGCCAGGGCGCTGCCCTCAAATTGCAGCTGATCGGCAAGGCTCCGGTTGCCGCCGCGCCGCCCAGCGCTTTTGTCGAGGCGCTGTTCGACCACTATGCCGAGACATTCGAGGAGATGCTGGTCGGCAAGCTCGACTACCGCTTGCCCGAATTCCTCGAGCAGATGATTCGCAAGGCAAGGCCGGGCCGCTTCCGCCTGGCGCTCGACCTTGGCTGCGGCACCGGGCTGATGGGCGAGAGGCTGAGGCCGCTCGTCGACCGGCTGGAAGGGGTCGATATATCGGCCAGGATGCTGAAGAAGGCGCGGGCGAAAGGCATCTACGACACGCTGACAAAAGCGGATTTGCAGGGGTTTTCCCATTCAGGCGAAAAGCCCGATCTGGTGACATCAGCCGATGTGCTGATCTACATCGGCGCGCTCGATGGTCTGGTGGGCACCGTTGCCGGCCTGCTTGCCGAAGGCGGCCTGTTTGCCTTCTCCATCGAGACCTTGGCAGGCGACGGCGATTTTGCGCTGCAGCCCTCGCGGCGCTACGCCCATTCGCAACCCTATGTCGGGCGGACACTCGAGGCCAAAGGGCTTGCGATCCTGGCGCTGGAGCCAACCACCATCCGGCAGGATCGCCGCGAGCCCGTCAAAGGGCTGGGCGTTGTGGCGTGGAAGCCTCACGCCGCTTGA
- a CDS encoding ATPase AAA encodes MKLSDLGDRICILGPSNSGKSTLADAIARKRGLEPVHLDLLHHLPNTDWEARPKGEFIALHDAAIAGERWVMDGNYSICIPQGFRRASGLILLDISTPASLLRYFRRSWFEKNRRGALEGGRDSVKWDMIHHIAVTTPKNRRRYQAMFEELDLPKLQLSSVRAIKQCFRDWDLAM; translated from the coding sequence ATGAAACTCTCGGACCTTGGCGACCGCATCTGCATTCTGGGGCCGTCCAACAGCGGCAAGTCGACCCTGGCCGACGCGATCGCCCGCAAGCGTGGCCTGGAGCCCGTTCACCTCGATCTGCTGCATCATCTACCCAACACCGACTGGGAGGCGCGTCCAAAGGGCGAATTCATCGCCTTGCACGACGCCGCGATCGCCGGCGAGCGCTGGGTGATGGACGGAAACTACTCGATCTGCATACCACAAGGTTTCCGGCGGGCGTCGGGACTGATCCTGCTGGATATCTCCACGCCGGCAAGCCTGCTGCGTTACTTCAGGCGAAGCTGGTTTGAGAAGAACAGGCGCGGTGCCCTGGAGGGCGGACGCGACAGCGTCAAATGGGACATGATCCACCATATTGCCGTGACCACGCCGAAAAACCGCCGGAGGTACCAGGCGATGTTCGAGGAGCTCGACCTGCCAAAACTGCAGCTGTCCTCCGTGAGAGCAATCAAGCAGTGCTTCAGGGACTGGGATCTGGCGATGTAA
- a CDS encoding 2-hydroxyacid dehydrogenase gives MEKGRILLAVTGFHPQRWRELLSAEREVVLEPDGAKDPSITYAVVWKQKPNLLSSLPNLRAIFSIGAGVDHIFADPGLPDVPIVKVVADNLTQYMTEYVVWRVLDHHRQGLLYRQQQQKKIWHEPPQRPAGDISVGIMGLGNLGRAAASVLLSLGFAVNGWSRTERPMQGVATYSGEAGLIPFLKATDILVVLLPLTPDTQGIINYGVLKELRKRNGLGGSVLINAGRGRLQKDADIVRALDDGTLKEASLDVFEVEPLPKTSPLWNHPKVFVTPHAAATSDPMHLAPTMLRQMDAFERGEKLENLVDRKAGY, from the coding sequence ATGGAAAAAGGCCGCATCCTGCTTGCCGTCACCGGCTTTCATCCGCAGCGCTGGCGCGAGCTTTTGTCGGCCGAGCGCGAGGTGGTGCTGGAGCCGGATGGCGCCAAGGATCCGTCGATCACCTATGCAGTGGTGTGGAAGCAGAAGCCGAACCTGTTGTCGTCGCTGCCCAATCTGCGCGCCATCTTCTCGATCGGCGCCGGCGTCGACCATATTTTCGCTGACCCGGGCCTGCCCGACGTGCCGATCGTCAAGGTCGTCGCCGACAACCTCACGCAATACATGACCGAATATGTCGTCTGGCGGGTGCTCGATCATCATCGCCAGGGCCTGCTCTACCGGCAGCAGCAGCAAAAGAAGATCTGGCACGAGCCGCCGCAGCGGCCGGCCGGCGACATATCCGTCGGCATTATGGGGCTCGGCAATCTCGGCCGCGCCGCGGCCTCGGTGCTGCTGTCGCTCGGCTTCGCGGTCAATGGCTGGTCACGCACCGAGCGGCCGATGCAAGGGGTGGCGACCTATTCCGGCGAGGCCGGGTTGATCCCCTTCCTCAAGGCCACCGACATCCTTGTCGTGCTTTTGCCGCTGACGCCGGACACGCAAGGCATCATCAATTACGGCGTGCTCAAGGAATTGCGCAAACGCAACGGCCTCGGCGGTTCGGTGCTGATCAACGCCGGGCGCGGCCGCCTGCAGAAGGATGCCGACATCGTGCGGGCGCTGGATGACGGCACGTTGAAGGAGGCGAGCCTCGACGTGTTCGAGGTCGAGCCGCTGCCGAAGACCAGCCCATTGTGGAACCATCCGAAAGTGTTCGTGACGCCGCACGCCGCGGCGACCTCCGATCCCATGCATCTGGCGCCGACCATGCTGCGCCAGATGGACGCCTTCGAGCGTGGCGAAAAACTCGAGAATCTGGTGGATCGCAAGGCGGGATATTAG
- a CDS encoding ABC transporter ATP-binding protein produces MSEAPLLSVQDLSVAFSQGGGQSVAVDHISFDIAKGETVALVGESGSGKSVSALSVLKLLPYPSASHPSGKILFQGADLLAMSERQLRQVRGNKITMIFQEPMTSLNPLHTIEQQIVEILKLHQGMADRPAKARTLALLNEVGIRDPQKRLDAYPHQLSGGQRQRVMIAMALANEPELLIADEPTTALDVTVQAQILELLAGLKSRKGMSMLFITHDLGIVRKIADRVCVMTKGKIVETGPTKDIFANPQHPYTRHLLAAEPKGKPPAANVDAKPVMTGKDIKVWFPIKQGFFRRTVDYVKAVDGIDVTVRAGQTLGVVGESGSGKTTLGLALARMISSTGTIRFNGRDINQLTFNAMRPLRRELQIVFQDPFGSLSPRMSIAEIIEEGLKIHEPKLSPDERDDKVADVLKEVGLDPATRNRYPHEFSGGQRQRVAIARAMVLNPRFVMLDEPTSALDMSVQAQVVDLLRNLQAKHDLAYLFISHDLKVIRALANDVIVMRNGQIVEAGPSQQIFENPQTDYTRALISAAFKIETAPVGIVSE; encoded by the coding sequence ATGAGCGAAGCGCCTCTGCTCAGCGTCCAGGATCTCAGCGTCGCCTTCAGCCAGGGCGGCGGCCAGTCTGTCGCCGTCGACCACATCTCCTTCGACATCGCCAAGGGCGAGACGGTGGCGCTGGTCGGCGAATCCGGCTCCGGCAAGTCGGTGTCGGCGCTGTCGGTGCTGAAACTTTTACCCTACCCCAGCGCCAGCCATCCCTCGGGAAAGATCCTGTTCCAGGGCGCAGACCTTTTGGCGATGAGCGAAAGGCAGTTGCGGCAGGTGCGCGGCAACAAGATCACCATGATCTTCCAGGAGCCGATGACCTCGCTCAATCCGCTGCACACGATCGAGCAGCAGATCGTCGAGATCCTGAAGCTGCATCAGGGCATGGCCGACCGCCCGGCCAAGGCGCGCACGCTGGCGCTGCTCAACGAGGTCGGCATCCGCGATCCGCAGAAGCGGCTCGATGCCTATCCGCACCAGCTGTCCGGCGGCCAGCGCCAGCGCGTCATGATCGCCATGGCGCTGGCCAACGAACCGGAACTGCTGATCGCCGACGAGCCGACGACGGCGCTCGACGTCACCGTGCAGGCGCAGATCCTCGAACTGCTGGCCGGCCTCAAAAGCCGCAAAGGCATGTCGATGCTGTTCATCACCCACGATCTCGGCATTGTGCGCAAGATCGCCGACCGGGTCTGCGTGATGACCAAGGGCAAGATCGTCGAGACCGGACCGACCAAGGACATCTTCGCCAATCCGCAGCACCCCTACACGCGCCATCTCCTGGCGGCCGAGCCAAAGGGCAAGCCGCCGGCCGCCAACGTCGACGCCAAGCCGGTGATGACCGGCAAGGACATAAAAGTCTGGTTCCCGATCAAGCAGGGCTTCTTCCGGCGCACGGTCGACTATGTGAAGGCGGTCGACGGCATCGATGTCACCGTGCGCGCCGGCCAGACGCTGGGCGTGGTCGGCGAATCCGGTTCCGGCAAGACGACGCTCGGCCTGGCCCTGGCGCGCATGATCTCGTCGACGGGAACCATCCGGTTCAACGGCCGCGACATCAACCAGCTCACCTTCAACGCCATGCGGCCGCTCAGGCGCGAATTGCAGATCGTCTTCCAGGATCCATTCGGTTCGCTCAGCCCGCGCATGTCGATCGCCGAGATCATCGAGGAAGGGCTGAAGATCCACGAGCCGAAGCTGTCGCCCGATGAACGCGACGACAAGGTCGCGGACGTGCTGAAGGAGGTCGGCCTCGATCCGGCGACCCGCAACCGCTATCCGCACGAGTTCTCCGGCGGCCAGCGCCAGCGTGTCGCCATCGCGCGCGCCATGGTGCTCAACCCGCGCTTCGTCATGCTGGACGAGCCGACATCGGCGCTCGACATGAGCGTGCAGGCGCAGGTCGTCGACCTCCTGCGCAATCTGCAGGCCAAGCACGACCTCGCCTATCTCTTCATCAGCCACGACCTCAAGGTCATCAGGGCGCTTGCCAACGACGTTATCGTCATGCGCAATGGCCAGATCGTCGAAGCCGGTCCTTCCCAGCAGATTTTTGAAAATCCGCAAACCGACTATACTCGGGCATTGATCTCGGCCGCCTTCAAGATAGAGACGGCGCCGGTCGGCATCGTCAGCGAGTAA